A window from Branchiostoma lanceolatum isolate klBraLanc5 chromosome 9, klBraLanc5.hap2, whole genome shotgun sequence encodes these proteins:
- the LOC136441411 gene encoding zinc finger protein 436-like: MDSRSEEISDKSGEPSTYIHQQYGVDGCNNHSKKNKVEKQYSCEECTKHFNRAGNLKRHMKTHTGEKPHVCEVCNRQFSELNSLKEHIRTHTGEKPYHCVECNLKFSQPGGLNRHMWTDTGERPYRCEECSRRFSGLSILKAHIRTHTGEKPYKCKECSMQFSLQGPLTAHMRTHTGERPYGCGECGKQFIALSNLKRHMRTHTGEKPYKCEACSKKFGDLYSLKVHIRIHTGEKPYSCEQCSKQFSKLSGLKRHMRTHTGERL, from the coding sequence ATGGACAGCAGATCCGAAGAGATATCGGACAAGTCTGGAGAACCTTCGACATACATCCACCAACAGTACGGAGTTGACGGTTGTAATAACCATAGCAAGAAGAACAAAGTTGAGAAACAGTACAGCTGTGAGGAGTGCACTAAGCACTTCAATAGGGCAGGCAATCTGAAGAGGCATATgaagactcacactggtgagaaaccgcacGTGTGTGAGGTGTGCAACAGGCAGTTTAGTGAGCTGAATAGTCTAAAGGAACACATccgaactcacacaggggagaaaccgtaCCATTGCGTAGAGTGCAATCTAAAGTTTAGTCAACCCGGCGGACTGAACAGACACATGTGGACTGACACTGGTGAGAGGCCCTaccggtgtgaggagtgtagcaggcgATTTTCTGGACTCAGCATTCTGAAGGCACATATACGAACTCACACGGGcgagaaaccatacaagtgtaAAGAGTGCAGCATGCAGTTCAGTCTACAGGGTCCTCTGACAGCGCACATGCGGACGCACACGGGGGAAAGACCCTACGGGTGTGGGGAGTGTGGCAAGCAGTTCATTGCATTGTCAAATCTCAaaagacacatgcggactcacactggtgaaaaaccttacaagtgtgaggcGTGCAGCAAGAAGTTCGGTGATCTATATTCTCTGAAAGTTCACATTAGaatccacactggtgagaaaccgtatagCTGTGAgcagtgcagcaaacagttcagtaaGCTGTCCggtctgaagagacacatgcggactcacactggcgaGAGACTCTAA